CCGGAACGGGATCGACGCGGACGAGGGTACGCTCTATCTTCTTCCGTCCGGTCACGACGTGCTTCGTCTGGTAGTACCGCTCATCGTGCTCGACGTAGGCGTCGGCGCGGACTGACTCGTATCCGTACGTCGTGTGCCGGCCGTCGGGCACGACCGCCGCGATCGCCTCGCGTGCCGGCTCGCCGAACAGCTGATCGTCGCCCGGTTCGTACAGCGCCCGATCGACGGGGGTTCCTGACATCCGATCCACGGAGAGGCTGTACTCCCGTGTCGCCTGATCGGCCTCGAAGAGCCCGGGCGACGAACAGCCGGCGACCGACGCGAGGGCCGTCGTCCCGGCGATTCGGAGGGCGTCTCTGCGGGAGAGGGCCATACGCTACGTCGCCGTATCGGCCGCTTAAGGATGCCGACTGTCGGCCCGGCGACTGGCCCGAACGCGTCTGCGTCGCTCTGGACGCGAGGTCGCGATGGACCGATCAGCGACGGGTCGCTGTCACCGCCTGACCCGCTCCGCCGACTCCTGATATCGGTCGAACAGCGCCGACGCCCACGCGTGGAACGCCGGATTCGCCGATTCGACGAGCGCCTGCAACTGCTTCTCGTCGTCGTAGGCGGCCATCAACAGCCGGTCGTCAGCCAGCGTGAGTCCGACGCTGAACGGCTCCGGGTGCCGGTAGAGCGTGAGGACGTCGACCGCGACGACGCCCTTGAACTCGATGGGATTCCGCTCCCGGGCGCGCTCGACCATCGCCGCCGGCATGACCAGGTCGGTGTGTACCCCCTCGATCGCCAGCGAGGCGTGTGCATCGTGGAAGAGCCGGCTCAGTACCGGCGATAGCATTTGGATCCGGCCGGTGTCGAGCCCCTCGACGCGAGTGACGTATCGGTGGACGGGTGCCTGCGGGTCCTCGCTGGTCGAGACCGTCAGTTCGGCGTCGGCGAGCCAGGCGGGGTCCGGCGTGTGGTCGCGGTCGGGGAGGTGCCGGAAGAACGGGGCGAACTCGTCGACGCGTTCGAGGTCGGCGACGTATGCGGCGTGTTTCTCGGCGACGAGCGCGCCGGTCACCGTCAGGTCGTAGGTCCCGCCGTCGGTCTCCGCCCAGCCGCGGTCGACGAACGCGGCGAGGTTCCGCTGGACGCTCCGACGCGAGAGGGAGCGCTCCGACGCGAGCTCGCTCGGCGACGCCGGCCCGTCGGCGAGGCTGGTGAGCAGCGCCAGGCGGTCCGACGAACCCGCGAGGAACTGAACGGCGTCGTCGGCGGGCATACACTGGAGTATTCGGACCGGTGAGAAAAATCCCACTCACACCGGCCGCCGGGTCGTCCGATCCGCGACTGTCTCACTCGCGAGTCCCACACGCTCCGTATCTTTATGGGGATCGTCTGGATAGCGATAGAGAATGGCAAGCCCCGACCGCAGCCGTCTCGTCCTCTTCGTCGGTATTCTGGTCGCCGCTGCAGTCGCCCTCCACGTCGTCTCCCGCCTCACTGCGAC
This region of Halomicrobium urmianum genomic DNA includes:
- a CDS encoding helix-turn-helix transcriptional regulator, whose amino-acid sequence is MPADDAVQFLAGSSDRLALLTSLADGPASPSELASERSLSRRSVQRNLAAFVDRGWAETDGGTYDLTVTGALVAEKHAAYVADLERVDEFAPFFRHLPDRDHTPDPAWLADAELTVSTSEDPQAPVHRYVTRVEGLDTGRIQMLSPVLSRLFHDAHASLAIEGVHTDLVMPAAMVERARERNPIEFKGVVAVDVLTLYRHPEPFSVGLTLADDRLLMAAYDDEKQLQALVESANPAFHAWASALFDRYQESAERVRR